DNA from Roseimicrobium sp. ORNL1:
CCGGTCTCCTCCGCAACCATGCGGATCGTGGCGCGCTGGAGCCCCTCCCGGGCAAACACCCGGAGAGCGCCATCAAGAAGATTGGCGCGGGTCCCTTGGGACTCAGACGGGGGGGCGGGGGCGACGGTGGGGGCTCTCATCGGTTGCAGGCATGTAAGTAAGTACTTGCTTGCATGCCTGTAAAGCAGTTTTCAAGACCGATTCTCAGATTTCCGCGTGAGATCCTCCTCACGCGAGGTCACCAGCCGCTGGTGAAACGGGCTGGTGACCTTCGACTCACCCATTCTCCGGGTGAGTCATTCTGCTTTTGAAAGGGCAATCCAAACCCCCGGCCTTCCTTTGATCCTATCCTTGGAACGAAAAGCGGAAAGCCGGGGGTAAGGTTGCTTGGTCTTGGGGGGGGAAATTGGGGTCAATCAGCGCCGGGGACGCTGGGGAGCGATGCCTGCCATGAAGATGTCCACGCAGGTATTCACATACTGGCGTGGGGCGTAGTCCCGCTGGAACTCCACCGTATTCTTGAGCATACCGCCCATGAGCATGTTGGTGAACATGTCCATGGCCGCAAAAAGGTTCACATCCTTGCGCACTTCGCCGGTCTCCTGGGCCTTTTCCAAGACCTGCAGGAAGCGGCTGCGCAGGGGCTTGATGGCCTCCATCACAATCTTGCGGTGCTGTTCAGGCAGGCGGCGCGCTTCGCCAATCAGTGTGCGGATGAAGGCCTCATCCCTCTCCAGCATCTGGTAGAAGGACAGTCCGAAATTACGCAGCACATCGTGCAGGGTACCCACCCAGGCCTTGTCCGTATCCAGCGACTCGTACGCCGGGGTGTTCATCACATTGTCGAACACCGCTTGGAGCAGCCCATCCTTGTTCGTGAAATGACGGAAGAGCGTCACTTCATTCACCCCTGCTTCTTCCGCGATGATGCGGGTCGTAGCGCGGGGGATGCCGTCCCTGGCGAAGACATTCAAAGCAGCCGCGATAATCTTGTTTCGCGTACCGACTTCGGTCTTGGTGGTTGAGGTGACGGCGTTGAGAGGCATCTACAGTTGGGAGACTAATGTAAGTGCTTGCTTGCAGCGCCTATGTAAGTGCTTGCTTGCTTTTTGTAAAGCTACATTTTTGCGGAAACTGCAAATTCACGCACAAAAAGGCCGAAGGATTGCTCCTTCGGCCTTTAAAAACTTCAATCTGTACCAGCTAAGGACTAGCGGGAGTAGAGTTCCACGACCAGCTGCTCGTTCACGAAGACGTCGATTTCTTCGCGTTCCGGCGAGCGGTTCACGGTGCCGGTGTGCTTGTCGCGGTCCACCGTCATCCAGTCGGGGATCACCGCGCCCTGGGTCAGGTCAAGGAAGCGGTTCACCAGCTGCTGGGAGCGGGGGGTGTTCTTGACGGCGACGACGTCGCCTGCCTTCACCTGATAGCTCGCGATGTTCACGCGCTTGCCATTCACCGTCACGTGGCCGTGGCCGACGATCTGGCGGGCAGCAAAGCGGCTGTTCGCGAAGCTCATGCGGTACACCACGTTGTCCAGACGCTGTTCAAGCATCTGAAGGAGGATGGTACCGGTCACGCCCTTGCGGCGGGAGGCTTCGGCGAAGAACTTGCGGAACTGCTTCTCCAGCACGCCGTAGGTGTGGCGGAGCTTCTGCTTTTCGATCAGCGCGGTGCCGTAATCGGAAGTCTTGCGGCGGGCATTGCGGGGGCCGTGCTGCCCCGGGGGGAAGGCGCGGAGCTCGAGGGCCTTCGAGGGGCCGAACAGGGCCACACCGAAGCGGCGGGCGATTTTTTCCTTGGGACCAGTATAACGTGCCATGACGGATAAAGAGCGGAACTTCGAGAGGTGCGGCGACTACACGCGGCGGGCTTTGGGCGGACGGCAGCCGTTGTGCGGCACGGGGGTCACGTCCTTGATGGCGAGGATTTCGATACCGAGACCCTGCACGGCACGCACGGCGGACTCACGGCCGGAGCCGGGGCCCTTGAGGCGCACTTCCACTTCCTTGAGACCATGGCCCATGGCCTGGCGGCAGGCATCCTGGGACACCACCTGGCCGGCGTATGCCGTGCCCTTGCGGGAACCCTTGAAGCCCATCTTGCCGGAGCTGCTCCAGCCGATGGCATTGCCATTGCGGTCCGTCACGGTGACCATCGTGTTGTTGAAGGTCGCCACGACATGCACGATGCCGCTGGTGACGTTCTTGCTGCCCTTGG
Protein-coding regions in this window:
- a CDS encoding TetR/AcrR family transcriptional regulator — encoded protein: MPLNAVTSTTKTEVGTRNKIIAAALNVFARDGIPRATTRIIAEEAGVNEVTLFRHFTNKDGLLQAVFDNVMNTPAYESLDTDKAWVGTLHDVLRNFGLSFYQMLERDEAFIRTLIGEARRLPEQHRKIVMEAIKPLRSRFLQVLEKAQETGEVRKDVNLFAAMDMFTNMLMGGMLKNTVEFQRDYAPRQYVNTCVDIFMAGIAPQRPRR
- the rpsD gene encoding 30S ribosomal protein S4, producing the protein MARYTGPKEKIARRFGVALFGPSKALELRAFPPGQHGPRNARRKTSDYGTALIEKQKLRHTYGVLEKQFRKFFAEASRRKGVTGTILLQMLEQRLDNVVYRMSFANSRFAARQIVGHGHVTVNGKRVNIASYQVKAGDVVAVKNTPRSQQLVNRFLDLTQGAVIPDWMTVDRDKHTGTVNRSPEREEIDVFVNEQLVVELYSR
- the rpsK gene encoding 30S ribosomal protein S11, which codes for MADENQNLGAAPEAAAPTPAPAPAATPAAPAAAPATDKPLSERDRQKNINEVFLSLDGGAGDAAPKVVKAKGSKNVTSGIVHVVATFNNTMVTVTDRNGNAIGWSSSGKMGFKGSRKGTAYAGQVVSQDACRQAMGHGLKEVEVRLKGPGSGRESAVRAVQGLGIEILAIKDVTPVPHNGCRPPKARRV